One Chthoniobacterales bacterium genomic region harbors:
- a CDS encoding 50S ribosomal protein L11 methyltransferase — protein sequence MYLWRKQAHPNWLRSHEQSLQLRFGSALAIVERPGKARTLVEISCRMRKEAIELQKKLGGSIEKLRTDWLQRFAKRSTVKPVRIGSRSITIPAEAAFGTGEHATTAMCVRLLERVAQRRDSDTWTMLDAGTGTGILAIVGSCLGAKRVLAIDNDPLACSIARRNARKNRANRIEFRTADVLKVKLAGKLDIITANLFSELLIAAMPGWSPHLAPEGCLILSGILTTQETSVVRALRRQGFTCSETRRRGKWVALLAERDRQKGS from the coding sequence TTTGGATCAGCGCTGGCGATCGTCGAGCGCCCGGGAAAGGCGCGGACGCTCGTGGAGATTTCCTGCCGGATGCGGAAGGAGGCGATCGAACTTCAAAAAAAGCTCGGCGGTTCCATCGAGAAACTGCGGACCGACTGGCTGCAACGGTTCGCGAAACGATCGACGGTAAAACCGGTGCGAATCGGTTCGCGATCGATCACGATCCCCGCCGAAGCCGCTTTCGGCACGGGCGAACATGCGACGACCGCGATGTGTGTGCGACTGCTGGAACGCGTCGCCCAAAGACGCGACAGCGACACTTGGACGATGCTCGACGCCGGGACCGGCACCGGCATCCTCGCCATCGTGGGAAGTTGCCTTGGGGCGAAGCGGGTCCTGGCGATCGACAACGATCCCCTCGCCTGCTCAATCGCACGCCGAAACGCCCGAAAGAATCGGGCGAACAGGATCGAATTCCGCACCGCGGACGTTCTGAAAGTAAAGCTTGCCGGAAAACTCGACATCATCACGGCCAACCTCTTCAGCGAGCTCCTGATCGCGGCCATGCCTGGCTGGTCGCCACATCTGGCCCCCGAGGGCTGCCTGATTCTTTCCGGCATCCTAACGACGCAGGAAACCAGCGTCGTTCGAGCCCTCCGCCGGCAAGGGTTTACCTGCTCCGAGACCCGCCGCCGCGGCAAATGGGTTGCCCTGCTGGCAGAGCGAGACCGGCAAAAAGGAAGTTGA
- a CDS encoding nucleoside-diphosphate kinase — MPKEELSYVIVTPYSMRKSRTGGIIARLISRTGLDLVTSRMFAPGEELTKRYADTIVTETDPRHRATQELIRDYVLKNFTGKVNGQKSRVMFLVFRGEDAIEKIHHTIGHIVHERTSGETIRDTFGDYIADDSGKVIYFEPAAITAFEPKQVERDLKLWAEYSDSDGGILESVIEFPSGAKVEKTLVLIKPDNFKFPNQRPGGVIEVFSRTGLYIIGFKVHRMSVAQAEEFYGPVLPVLEEKLGAGKGRNAWEDIVEFMAGGRPSAVSGGERSAPGSEKCVAIVYQGEDAVRKIRDVLGPTDPAKAPPGSIRKEFGQSIMINAAHASDSAENAKREMAIVQVDENNFKPLIESFYARP; from the coding sequence ATGCCGAAAGAAGAGCTCTCCTACGTCATTGTCACGCCTTACTCGATGCGCAAGTCGCGCACCGGCGGCATCATAGCACGCCTGATTTCACGGACGGGGCTCGACCTGGTTACGTCGCGAATGTTCGCCCCGGGCGAAGAACTCACGAAGCGTTATGCCGACACCATTGTCACCGAAACTGATCCGCGCCACCGGGCCACCCAGGAGCTGATTCGGGACTACGTCCTGAAGAATTTCACCGGTAAAGTCAACGGCCAGAAGTCGCGCGTGATGTTCCTGGTTTTTCGCGGGGAAGACGCGATCGAAAAAATCCATCACACCATCGGCCACATCGTCCACGAGCGGACCAGCGGCGAAACGATCCGCGACACTTTTGGCGACTACATCGCGGACGATTCCGGCAAAGTCATTTACTTCGAGCCGGCGGCCATCACCGCGTTCGAGCCGAAACAGGTTGAGCGCGATTTGAAGCTCTGGGCCGAGTATTCCGACAGCGATGGCGGGATCCTGGAGAGCGTGATCGAATTCCCGAGCGGCGCAAAGGTCGAGAAAACCCTCGTCCTGATCAAGCCGGACAACTTCAAATTTCCCAATCAGCGCCCCGGCGGCGTGATCGAGGTTTTTTCCCGCACCGGGCTCTACATCATCGGGTTCAAGGTGCATCGCATGAGCGTGGCCCAGGCTGAAGAGTTTTATGGGCCGGTGCTGCCCGTCCTGGAAGAGAAACTGGGCGCCGGCAAAGGGCGCAACGCCTGGGAAGACATCGTCGAATTCATGGCGGGCGGGCGGCCGAGCGCCGTCTCGGGCGGAGAACGCAGCGCCCCTGGCTCGGAAAAATGTGTGGCGATCGTTTATCAGGGCGAGGACGCGGTCCGCAAGATTCGGGACGTTCTCGGGCCGACCGATCCGGCCAAGGCGCCGCCCGGGTCGATCCGGAAAGAATTCGGCCAGTCCATCATGATCAATGCCGCCCACGCCTCCGATTCGGCCGAGAACGCGAAACGCGAGATGGCGATCGTCCAGGTGGACGAGAATAACTTCAAACCTTTAATTGAAAGTTTCTACGCACGCCCATAG
- a CDS encoding pyridoxal phosphate-dependent aminotransferase yields MEISARAAQLTPSLTLSIDSKAKAMKAEGIDVCGFGAGEPDFDTPDHIKAAAIAALEAGFTKYTPSAGLPELRQAIAEKLEADNQISYRASQIVVSSGAKHSCYNAILATCQAGDEVLIPSPYWVSYPDMVRLAGAEPVIVPTTERNGWKMRASDFENAMTPRTKMVILNSPGNPSGSVYTREELEAIVEVAAEEDIYILSDEIYEKLVYDDAKHVSVASLSPEAYELTITVNGFSKAYAMTGWRLGYLAAPEAVAKAVDNIQSHSTSNPCSFAQKGAVAALKGDQQPLADMRDEFGMRRDYMFDRITKIPNITAVKPEGAFYILVNISQLGLSSQNFADRLLSKANVAIVPGAAFGDDRTVRLSYATSIDVIKKGLDRFQDFCRTL; encoded by the coding sequence ATGGAAATTTCAGCGCGCGCCGCCCAATTGACCCCCTCTCTCACCTTATCCATCGACAGCAAGGCGAAAGCGATGAAGGCGGAGGGAATCGATGTCTGCGGGTTCGGCGCGGGCGAGCCGGATTTTGATACGCCCGACCATATCAAGGCAGCGGCCATCGCAGCCCTTGAGGCGGGCTTCACCAAATACACGCCAAGCGCCGGGTTGCCGGAATTGCGCCAGGCGATCGCGGAGAAACTCGAGGCCGATAACCAGATCAGCTACCGCGCCAGCCAGATCGTGGTCAGCAGCGGCGCCAAGCATTCCTGTTACAACGCGATCCTGGCCACCTGCCAGGCGGGCGACGAAGTCCTCATCCCCTCGCCCTATTGGGTCAGCTACCCCGACATGGTGCGCCTGGCCGGCGCCGAGCCCGTGATCGTGCCGACGACCGAACGCAATGGCTGGAAAATGCGCGCGAGCGATTTCGAAAACGCCATGACGCCGCGCACGAAGATGGTGATTCTCAACAGCCCCGGCAACCCCTCCGGTTCGGTTTACACCCGCGAAGAACTGGAAGCGATCGTGGAAGTCGCCGCGGAAGAAGATATCTACATTCTCTCGGACGAGATTTACGAAAAGCTCGTCTACGACGATGCGAAGCACGTCAGCGTGGCCTCGCTTTCGCCGGAGGCTTACGAGCTCACCATCACGGTCAACGGTTTCAGCAAAGCCTACGCGATGACCGGCTGGCGGCTCGGTTACCTGGCCGCTCCGGAAGCAGTCGCGAAGGCGGTGGACAATATCCAGAGCCACAGCACTTCCAATCCCTGCTCGTTTGCGCAAAAGGGCGCCGTCGCCGCCCTCAAAGGCGACCAGCAGCCGCTCGCCGACATGCGCGATGAGTTCGGGATGCGGCGCGATTACATGTTCGACCGGATCACCAAGATCCCGAACATCACCGCGGTGAAGCCGGAAGGCGCGTTTTACATTTTGGTCAACATCAGCCAGCTCGGCCTCAGCTCGCAAAACTTCGCGGATCGTCTGTTAAGCAAAGCCAATGTGGCCATCGTCCCCGGAGCGGCTTTCGGAGACGATCGGACCGTCCGGCTCAGCTACGCGACCAGCATTGACGTGATCAAAAAAGGCCTGGACCGGTTCCAGGACTTTTGCCGGACGCTGTAA
- a CDS encoding 1,4-alpha-glucan branching protein domain-containing protein, whose amino-acid sequence MPTGHLALILHAHLPFVRHPEHDEFLEEDWLFEAITESYLPLLAMMERLLRDQVPFKLTMTVTPTLCAMLQDQLLRERYARHLDQLIDLAGREIERNRGDERLRALAEFYHAHFSECRHRFTEWNGDLLAVFRQMRDAGCLEIMASAATHGLLPLLQASPEAVRAQILIGCDSYRAAFGADPAGFWLPECAYAPGLERIMQAADLRWFIIDAHGMMFGQPRPRRAIYAPCYTAAGPAAFARDRDSSRQVWSAAEGYPGDPAYREFYRDIGFELPPEYIRPRSALPIRKFSGIKYHRITGRAGEKELYDPEAAARAAEAHASHFLAMRRQKMDELRALDFDPIVVAPFDAELFGHWWFEGPQFLESFIRQAAHGHQDLRLTSRDAYGQRDFQLTTPSEFLTSHPTQQTIAPAASSWGENGYLGVWLDETNSWIYPHLHSAARRLTKIARAATSDGRELTDRVLKQLARELLLAQASDWAFLIKTGTAKHYATKRVTDHLLRFNRLYDDFVGGHVDEGFLANCEWRDNIFPEVNWRRYT is encoded by the coding sequence ATGCCAACCGGCCACCTCGCGCTCATTCTTCACGCGCATCTCCCGTTCGTCCGGCACCCGGAGCACGACGAGTTTCTCGAGGAAGACTGGCTGTTCGAGGCGATCACCGAGAGCTACCTCCCGCTCCTCGCCATGATGGAGCGACTTCTGCGCGACCAGGTCCCGTTCAAGCTGACGATGACGGTGACGCCGACGCTTTGCGCGATGTTGCAGGACCAGCTCCTGCGCGAGCGTTACGCGCGGCACCTCGACCAATTGATTGATCTGGCCGGGCGCGAGATCGAACGCAACCGCGGTGACGAGCGGCTGCGCGCCTTGGCGGAATTCTATCACGCCCATTTCTCCGAATGCCGGCATCGCTTCACGGAATGGAACGGCGACCTGCTCGCTGTCTTCCGCCAGATGCGCGACGCGGGCTGCCTCGAAATCATGGCGTCCGCCGCGACCCATGGATTGCTGCCGCTGCTCCAGGCTTCTCCCGAAGCGGTCCGCGCCCAAATCCTGATCGGCTGCGATTCGTATCGTGCCGCCTTCGGCGCCGACCCCGCCGGGTTCTGGCTGCCGGAATGCGCCTATGCGCCCGGGCTGGAGAGGATCATGCAGGCGGCGGATTTGCGGTGGTTCATCATCGACGCCCACGGGATGATGTTCGGTCAGCCGCGCCCGCGCCGCGCGATTTACGCGCCCTGTTACACGGCGGCCGGCCCCGCCGCCTTTGCGCGCGACCGGGATTCGAGCCGCCAGGTCTGGAGCGCGGCGGAGGGATATCCCGGCGACCCCGCATATCGGGAATTCTATCGCGACATCGGGTTCGAACTTCCGCCCGAATACATTCGCCCGCGCTCGGCATTGCCGATACGCAAGTTCTCCGGAATCAAATATCACCGGATAACCGGCCGCGCCGGGGAGAAGGAACTTTACGATCCGGAAGCTGCCGCCCGGGCCGCGGAAGCACATGCGTCCCATTTCCTCGCCATGCGCCGCCAAAAAATGGACGAGCTCCGCGCCTTGGACTTCGATCCGATCGTAGTGGCGCCGTTCGACGCGGAACTGTTCGGCCACTGGTGGTTTGAAGGGCCGCAGTTTCTCGAGTCGTTTATTCGCCAGGCAGCCCACGGTCATCAGGATCTGCGGCTCACGAGCCGAGACGCATATGGCCAGCGGGATTTCCAGCTCACGACGCCCTCCGAATTTCTGACCAGTCATCCGACGCAACAAACCATCGCGCCCGCCGCTTCGAGCTGGGGAGAGAATGGTTACCTCGGAGTCTGGCTGGATGAAACGAACTCCTGGATTTATCCACACCTTCATTCCGCCGCCCGGCGCCTCACGAAAATCGCTCGCGCGGCGACGTCGGATGGCCGCGAGTTGACGGACCGCGTGCTCAAACAACTTGCTCGCGAACTCCTCCTCGCCCAGGCGAGCGATTGGGCCTTTCTCATTAAGACCGGAACGGCCAAGCACTACGCAACGAAACGCGTGACCGATCACCTGCTGCGTTTCAATCGCCTTTACGACGACTTTGTCGGCGGCCACGTGGATGAGGGGTTTCTCGCGAATTGCGAATGGCGCGATAATATTTTCCCCGAGGTAAATTGGCGGCGATACACTTGA
- a CDS encoding ribonuclease H-like domain-containing protein, giving the protein MPRDIVYFDLETQRTANDAGGWARKCDMRMSVGVIYSTATGRYEVFGEAQVDQLIERLRRADLVVGFNILNFDYHVLMGYTILDLIEELRTADLMADMEKRIGHRLGLDAIAHATLGIQKTAAGLDAIRWWREGRIMEIAEYCCFDVKVTRLVHEHGCRHKELFFHDRFAQKQRVELDWAHLDELEPACPQAA; this is encoded by the coding sequence ATGCCGCGCGACATTGTTTACTTCGACCTGGAAACACAGCGGACCGCGAACGACGCCGGCGGCTGGGCGCGCAAATGCGACATGCGCATGTCGGTGGGAGTAATCTACAGCACAGCCACCGGCCGATACGAAGTTTTCGGCGAAGCCCAGGTCGACCAGCTGATCGAACGGCTGCGACGCGCCGATCTGGTGGTCGGCTTCAACATCCTGAACTTCGATTATCACGTCCTGATGGGCTACACGATCCTCGATTTGATCGAGGAATTAAGGACCGCCGATCTGATGGCCGACATGGAAAAGCGGATCGGGCATCGGCTTGGCCTCGACGCGATCGCGCACGCGACCCTGGGGATTCAGAAAACAGCCGCAGGCCTGGACGCTATTCGCTGGTGGCGGGAAGGGCGGATTATGGAGATCGCCGAATACTGCTGCTTCGATGTGAAGGTGACGCGGCTCGTGCATGAGCACGGTTGCCGGCATAAGGAATTATTCTTTCACGATCGCTTCGCCCAGAAGCAACGAGTGGAGCTCGATTGGGCGCACCTGGATGAGCTGGAGCCGGCCTGCCCTCAGGCGGCGTGA
- a CDS encoding bifunctional UDP-3-O-[3-hydroxymyristoyl] N-acetylglucosamine deacetylase/3-hydroxyacyl-ACP dehydratase → MSSELQQTLARSASVSGTSLHTGEKVMLKLQPAPVDSGIKFKRKDLEEEPTIDATIANLKTVERATTIGEGSMRVHTVEHILSALAAMGVDNAVVEMDANEPPIGDGSARPYVELIKKAGTVEQETPRRVFEVREPIHIEMKNGSLLVVLPDPKFRISCTQAGPGGQFTQFLSTEITPAIYEREIAPARTFVFYEDVQGLMDKNLIKGGSLENAIVVRGDAVLSKEPLRFPDEFVRHKILDIVGDLALLGQRIRGHVIAVKPGHGANAELVRALAREVARSAPVLQPHTFPAGEGGLDINEIMELLPHRYPFLMVDRIARFEGETKCIGVKSVTINEPFFAGHFPGHPVMPGVLQVEAMAQVASVLMLKLTKSASGRLGYFVSADEVKFRKPVFPGDTLFISAELTKTRGKQLARLKCSCSVNDTVVSECELMLRLLDQ, encoded by the coding sequence ATGTCTTCCGAGCTTCAGCAAACTCTCGCCCGGAGCGCAAGCGTCAGCGGCACGTCCTTGCACACCGGGGAAAAGGTCATGCTCAAATTGCAGCCGGCTCCGGTCGATTCCGGCATCAAGTTCAAACGCAAGGACCTGGAGGAGGAACCAACCATCGACGCGACGATCGCCAACCTGAAAACGGTCGAGCGCGCCACGACGATTGGGGAAGGGTCGATGCGGGTTCACACTGTTGAGCACATCCTCTCCGCCCTCGCGGCCATGGGAGTCGATAACGCCGTGGTGGAAATGGACGCCAACGAACCCCCCATCGGGGACGGCAGCGCCCGGCCCTACGTGGAGCTGATCAAGAAAGCGGGCACGGTCGAGCAGGAGACTCCACGGCGGGTTTTCGAGGTGCGCGAACCGATCCACATCGAGATGAAGAACGGATCGCTCCTCGTCGTGCTTCCCGATCCGAAATTTCGCATTTCCTGCACCCAGGCCGGACCGGGCGGGCAATTCACCCAGTTCCTTTCCACCGAGATCACCCCTGCCATCTATGAGCGGGAGATCGCGCCGGCGAGGACATTCGTGTTTTACGAAGACGTCCAGGGACTCATGGACAAAAACCTGATTAAGGGCGGGAGCCTCGAGAACGCGATCGTCGTCCGTGGCGACGCCGTCCTCAGCAAGGAACCGTTGCGATTTCCTGATGAATTCGTGCGCCACAAGATTCTCGATATCGTGGGCGACCTCGCGCTTCTTGGGCAACGCATTCGCGGCCATGTCATCGCGGTCAAACCCGGGCATGGCGCTAACGCGGAGCTGGTCCGCGCTCTGGCCCGCGAAGTCGCGCGTTCGGCGCCGGTGTTGCAACCGCACACTTTTCCGGCGGGCGAAGGCGGGCTCGATATCAACGAGATCATGGAGCTCTTGCCGCATCGTTATCCTTTCCTGATGGTCGACCGGATCGCGCGGTTCGAGGGCGAAACGAAATGCATCGGCGTGAAGTCGGTCACGATTAACGAGCCGTTCTTCGCCGGTCATTTTCCGGGGCACCCGGTCATGCCCGGCGTCCTCCAGGTCGAAGCGATGGCGCAGGTCGCCAGCGTCCTGATGTTGAAGCTCACCAAGAGCGCCTCCGGACGGCTCGGCTATTTCGTGAGCGCGGACGAAGTAAAATTCCGCAAACCGGTTTTCCCCGGCGACACGCTCTTCATTTCCGCGGAGTTAACGAAAACGCGCGGCAAACAACTGGCGCGATTGAAGTGCAGCTGCTCGGTCAACGACACGGTTGTCTCCGAATGCGAGCTGATGCTGAGGCTGCTGGATCAATGA
- the lpxA gene encoding acyl-ACP--UDP-N-acetylglucosamine O-acyltransferase produces the protein MSDAQIHPTAIVDPKAEIGAGGIIGPYCIVEAGVVLGPDCWLQHHVTLCGPMTAGARNKFYAYCSIGQQTQDLKYQGEPTYLEIGDENSFREFVTVNRSTTGAGKTRVGSRGNFLAYSHIGHDCTVGDAVVFSNNGTLAGHVQVGDHAIMGGLTAVHQFCRIGRYAITGGCSKIVQDIPPFMIADGNPAKVRGINLVGLERSGFPAESVKWIKEAFRLIYRSKYNTRQAIEAIRQQLPSSVEIDQIVEFIEKSERGIIR, from the coding sequence ATGAGTGATGCGCAAATTCACCCCACGGCCATCGTGGATCCGAAGGCGGAGATCGGGGCCGGCGGAATTATTGGCCCGTATTGCATTGTCGAAGCCGGCGTGGTCCTCGGGCCGGACTGCTGGCTCCAACACCACGTCACGCTTTGCGGCCCGATGACCGCCGGCGCGCGAAACAAATTCTACGCCTATTGCTCGATCGGCCAGCAAACCCAGGACCTGAAGTATCAGGGAGAGCCGACCTATCTCGAGATCGGTGACGAAAACTCCTTTCGCGAGTTCGTCACCGTAAATCGCAGCACGACAGGCGCGGGCAAGACCCGCGTTGGCAGTCGCGGAAATTTCCTCGCTTACAGCCACATCGGCCACGATTGCACCGTCGGCGACGCCGTGGTCTTTTCGAACAACGGAACGCTGGCCGGGCATGTCCAGGTTGGCGACCACGCCATCATGGGCGGGCTGACGGCCGTGCATCAATTTTGCCGGATCGGACGTTACGCGATTACGGGCGGCTGCTCGAAAATCGTGCAGGACATTCCGCCGTTCATGATCGCCGACGGCAACCCCGCGAAGGTGCGCGGAATAAATCTGGTCGGCCTCGAACGAAGCGGCTTTCCGGCGGAGAGCGTCAAGTGGATCAAGGAGGCCTTCCGCCTGATTTACCGGTCGAAGTACAACACCCGCCAGGCCATTGAAGCGATCCGCCAGCAACTTCCCTCGAGCGTCGAGATCGATCAGATCGTCGAGTTTATCGAGAAGAGCGAACGCGGCATTATCCGTTAG
- a CDS encoding right-handed parallel beta-helix repeat-containing protein, producing MRLFLLRLIAFATLCLALAFVRSAEGATLIVTSTADSGTGSLRGTIAAANDGDTIQFDPALNGQTIILTSDELVIDNDITIDGPGPDLLAVVRADSLTYFRIFHILPSHTVTIEGLRISNGSASGEPGGGLLNEATLTMDNCVVSDNVMDAGDSGGGIASFGTLTIVNSIVTDNWATFSFGFPTGRGGGIAGGQMTIINSKITNNKAVFDGGGILGGPLVIINSTISGNSAFSNFVGSGTGGGIVCSDATITNSTISGNQARGDESGTGGGIASSGTLTIVNSTISGNFSNQDGGGISQGGSNGMLTITNSTISGNRANRNGGGIHHTGGILKIGNTILDAGASGANIFSSGATVTSEGYNLSSDDGGGFLTGSGDQVNTNPVLGPLQNNGGPTLTHLPLSGSPAINAGDPNFTPPPSSDQRGTGYARIFNGRIDIGSVEVQPTPVPTPTPTPSPTPTGTSTPAPTLTPTPTPTATITPISLGNISTRLRVETGDNVLIGGFIITGNMSKEVVLRGIGPSLTGFGLSDVLADPTLELRAASGALIFQNDDWQDNPQQAAQLSALGLAPHDPKESGIVATLAPAAYTAVLAGKNNGVGVGLVELYDTSQGTGSQLANISTRGLVQTGNNVMIGGFILGGGSGTSQIVVRGIGPSLAQFGLSPVLTDPTLELRNADGALMISNDDWQDDPSSASQLSSHNLAPQHAKESGIYAVLPPGAFTAILAGKSGGSGIGLVEIYNVP from the coding sequence ATGCGCCTGTTCCTCCTCCGTCTCATCGCCTTCGCTACTCTGTGTCTAGCGCTGGCGTTCGTTAGAAGCGCTGAAGGAGCGACGCTCATCGTCACGAGCACGGCGGATAGCGGAACGGGCTCTCTCCGCGGTACCATCGCCGCAGCGAACGACGGCGATACGATTCAGTTCGATCCCGCGCTTAACGGCCAGACCATCATCCTGACTAGCGATGAATTGGTGATTGATAATGACATTACCATCGATGGCCCAGGTCCAGATCTCCTCGCGGTGGTGAGAGCAGATTCGCTCACTTACTTTCGTATCTTTCATATCCTGCCCAGCCACACTGTCACAATAGAGGGCCTCAGGATCAGCAACGGGAGCGCCAGTGGGGAACCGGGCGGCGGTCTGCTCAACGAGGCGACGTTGACCATGGATAATTGCGTTGTTTCGGATAACGTCATGGACGCTGGCGACAGCGGCGGCGGCATCGCCAGCTTCGGAACGCTGACCATCGTCAATAGCATTGTCACTGACAATTGGGCGACCTTCAGCTTTGGCTTTCCGACAGGGCGTGGTGGCGGCATCGCGGGAGGGCAAATGACGATCATCAACAGCAAAATCACCAATAACAAAGCTGTCTTTGACGGGGGCGGCATCCTCGGCGGACCGCTGGTGATTATTAACAGCACGATCAGCGGTAACAGTGCTTTCTCAAATTTCGTAGGCTCCGGCACGGGCGGCGGCATCGTTTGCAGCGATGCGACAATTACCAACAGCACCATTAGCGGCAACCAGGCCCGTGGCGACGAATCCGGCACCGGGGGCGGCATCGCTAGCAGCGGAACGCTGACGATCGTCAACAGCACGATCAGCGGCAATTTCTCCAACCAAGACGGCGGCGGAATCAGCCAGGGTGGAAGTAATGGGATGCTCACGATTACGAACAGCACAATCAGCGGCAACAGGGCCAACCGAAACGGCGGCGGAATCCATCACACTGGCGGCATTCTTAAGATTGGGAATACGATCCTGGACGCGGGCGCCTCGGGCGCCAACATTTTCAGCAGCGGAGCCACCGTCACCTCGGAGGGTTACAATCTGAGTAGTGACGACGGCGGTGGCTTCTTGACCGGCAGCGGTGACCAGGTCAACACCAATCCCGTGCTTGGTCCGCTTCAGAACAACGGCGGTCCGACCTTGACCCATTTGCCGCTGAGCGGCAGCCCAGCCATCAACGCGGGCGACCCCAACTTTACACCACCGCCCTCGTCCGATCAGCGGGGCACCGGTTACGCGCGTATCTTCAATGGGCGGATCGACATCGGCTCAGTTGAAGTGCAGCCAACTCCTGTTCCGACGCCAACTCCGACGCCGTCACCAACTCCGACCGGAACTTCGACCCCAGCACCAACTCTAACGCCGACACCCACTCCAACCGCAACTATCACCCCGATCTCTCTGGGAAACATCTCCACGCGTTTGCGGGTCGAGACCGGCGACAACGTTCTCATCGGCGGTTTCATTATCACGGGCAATATGTCAAAGGAGGTGGTCCTGCGCGGGATTGGGCCGTCGCTGACCGGTTTCGGCTTGAGCGATGTGCTGGCTGACCCAACCCTGGAACTGCGGGCGGCCAGTGGCGCTTTGATCTTCCAAAACGACGATTGGCAGGACAACCCCCAACAGGCCGCTCAACTTAGCGCTCTTGGCCTCGCCCCTCACGATCCAAAGGAATCAGGCATCGTCGCCACGCTCGCGCCGGCCGCTTACACCGCGGTTCTGGCCGGAAAAAACAACGGCGTTGGCGTCGGTCTGGTCGAACTCTACGACACAAGCCAGGGGACCGGGTCGCAACTCGCCAACATCAGCACCCGCGGCCTGGTGCAGACCGGGAACAACGTCATGATCGGCGGGTTCATTCTCGGCGGCGGCAGCGGCACCAGCCAAATAGTGGTGCGCGGGATTGGGCCGTCGCTGGCCCAGTTTGGCCTTAGTCCGGTCTTGACCGATCCGACTCTCGAGCTGCGCAATGCGGACGGCGCCCTCATGATCTCGAACGACGATTGGCAGGACGATCCCTCCTCAGCTTCTCAGTTAAGCTCCCATAACCTCGCTCCCCAGCATGCGAAGGAATCCGGAATTTACGCGGTGCTCCCGCCAGGCGCTTTTACCGCCATCCTGGCCGGCAAGAGCGGCGGCTCCGGAATCGGCCTAGTTGAGATTTACAACGTGCCTTAG